The DNA sequence TTTCCGGAAGTAATAAAGAATATACTGGTTGCTTTTTTTCTGAAACAGAGAATAATAAGCGGCTACAAAATACAACACACCATATGAACTTCTGATTCCGATATTTCTAATACACCAGACGAATATTCTGTATCCGAGTACTGTTCCTTTAGATTTACCTTTCCACTTGTTCATATATGCAATTTAATATAACAGAGAACCAATGTAATAATATCATTTTTAAAAGTGACCGTTACCGGAACACGATGAGATTATTACATTGGCTCATTTTATAGAATAAAGATTTACTCAATAACTATGCGTTTTTTTCAGCAATCTTATTTTCAATCGTAGTATAGAAATCATCAAATGTTACCATTTTCTTGAAATCTGCTTCTCCTAATTTCACGCCGAAATTGGATTCGATCACGACTACCATGTCGATATAATCCAGGCTGTCTAAGCCCAGTGTATTTTTAAGGTTGGCATCGTTACTGATTTCGTCTCCGTCTACCTCGAATTCATTTACCAGAAAATCATTAACAATAGCAACAATTTTTTCCCTTTCCATGTTTTTAATCAAATTTTTTAACTATTAGTGCAGAATTGGTTCCCCCAAACCCAAAAGAATTCGACAAAAATACATCAATTTTTTGATTTTTTGTTTTTGCGACTAAATTTATCTTTTGTGCTTCATTATCAGGATTTTCCAGGTTAATATTTGGCGCTACAAAATCGTTCTGCATCATCAGAATTGAGTAGATCACTTCACTTGCTCCTGCCATCCAGCACTCATGTCCTGTCATAGATTTGGTAGAACTTACCGGAACTTCACTTCCGAAAATCTCATAGATTGCTTTTGCCTCGTTGGCATCACCAATAGGAGTAGAAGTTGCATGAGCATTGATATAATCGATGTCCGAAGCTTTTAATCCTGATTGTTTAAGCGCTCTGTCCATTGCCAAAGCAGGCCCATCCACATTGGGTGTTGAAATATGTCCTCCGTTTGAAGAAAAACCATATCCGATAATTTCTGCAATGATTGGAGCTCCTCTTCTTTGGGCGGATTCTAAACTCTCAACAATCAGACTGGCAGCTCCTCCGCTTGGGATCAATCCGTCTCTTTCTGCATCGAAAGGTCTGGATGCTTTCGTAGGCTCATCTTCTCTCACTGAGAAAACGCCCAATCCGTCAAAGCTAGCCATAGAATATTTATTAGTTTCCTGAGCTCCTCCGCAGATGATCATATCCTGAAAACCATTCTTAATCATCATATAAGCCAGTCCCAATGAATGAGAACCGCTTGCGCATGCTGCACTTATGGTAAGATTGATTCCTTTCAGTTTAAAGATGGTAGAAAGGTTCATCGTCACCGTTGAATTCATTGATTTGAAGATCGCTCCCGATCCCATCAATGTAGTATCTTTCTTTTCTCTTGCAATATCAATAGATTCTACGACTGCCTGAGAAACACTGTCATTTCCGTATAAAATTCCCACTTCATGAGAATCCAGGAACGTTTCATCCAGATTTGCCTGCTTCAATGCATCCATAGTCGCTAGATAAGCATATTCGCTTTCTTCTCCCATACTGACACGCTGGCGTCTGTTTAAGAGGTTTTTCAGATCGGGTTTTGGAACAACGCCCGTAAGGCCGGACCTGAAACCAAATTCTTTTCTGTCCGGATCTAACACAATACCGGATTTTCCTTGATATAGGGATTCCCTGACCTCTTCTAAAGATGTCCCGATGCAGGAATAAATTCCCATTCCGGTAATTACAACCCTATTTTCCATGTTATGAATAAATTCCTCCGTTAATATTAATCACTTCTCCTGTAATGTAAGAAGATTTTTTAGATGCTAAAAATGCGACAAGATCTGCCACTTCTTCTGCTTCTCCGAATCTGTTGGCAGGAATCATGGCTTTCAATTCTTCTTCATTGAATTCCTGAGTCATATCCGTTTTGATAAAGCCCGGAGCTACTGCATTTACAGTAACGTTTCTTTTGGCAACTTCCTGAGCCAAAGCTTTTGTAGCCCCTACTACAGCGCCTTTTGCCGCGGAATAATTCGTTTGTCCGGCTGTTCCTTTTACTCCGGATACCGAAACCATATTGATGATTCTTCCGTACTTGTTACGAAGCAGCTTTTGGATAAAGAAATTGGTTACATTGAAAAACCCGTCCAGACTTGTATTGATCACACTGTTCCAGTCTTCTTTCTGCATCCACATAAAAAGACCGTCTCTTGTGATTCCGGCATTATTGACGATCACTTCTACTACTGCATCAGGATTCTTCTCCTGCCAGTCCGTTAAAACAGTCTTTGTCTCTTCGGTATTTCCTACATCAAATTTAAGGATTTCTCCGGTAGCACCCAATTCCTCCACTTTAGCCAACGTTTCGTTTGCTGCGGTTTCGTTTGAAGCGTAGTTGATAAGGATATGATAGTTTTTCTCTTCAGCCAGTTTTATACAGATTGCCCTCCCGATTCCTCTGGAGCCTCCTGTTACAATTGCACATTTCATGCGTTAGTGTTTATATCGTTTTTAGTTTTTTTAAGTTGAGAGGATGTCTTTATTGAATAGACAATTCATGACAGCCAATAGTTACATTCCCTTCAGATATTTCTTCACTTCCTCCAGATACGGATACATCACCATATCATCTGAGAAAGCAGGAATTATTTTTCTGATTTCATCATACAGTTCTTTTGTAGAGGATGAAACTTTATCCTGGAAACCAAGATATTCAACAGCCTGAATAATCGTAATAGCTTCGATCGCTAATACTTCAAAAGCATTTTCAATCACTTTTCTGCAGATCACCGCAGCATTTGTTCCCATGCTAACGATATCCTGATTGTCATTGTTGTTTGGAATACTATGAACATACATAGAGTTCGATAACATCTGACTTTCTGCTGTGGTAGAAGTTGCTGTAAACTGTACTCCCTGCATTCCGAAATTGAAACCTAATTTACCTAGATTCACAAAAGGAGGCAAAATTTCATTGATTTTAGCATTGAGAAGATAGTTTAACTGTCTTTCTGCAAGCATTGTCAGTTTGGTTACCACAATCTTAAGTTTGTCCATTTCCAGAGAGATGTAATCTCCGTGGAAATTTCCTCCGTGATAAACATGTTGGTCTTCAACGTTGATAATCGGGTTATCATTGGCAGAATTAATCTCATTTTCAAGAACTTTCTCTGTATATTCCAACGTATCCAATACCGGGCCTAAGATCTGAGGAACACATCGTAAAGAATAATATTCCTGAACTTTT is a window from the Chryseobacterium indologenes genome containing:
- the fabG gene encoding 3-oxoacyl-ACP reductase FabG; amino-acid sequence: MKCAIVTGGSRGIGRAICIKLAEEKNYHILINYASNETAANETLAKVEELGATGEILKFDVGNTEETKTVLTDWQEKNPDAVVEVIVNNAGITRDGLFMWMQKEDWNSVINTSLDGFFNVTNFFIQKLLRNKYGRIINMVSVSGVKGTAGQTNYSAAKGAVVGATKALAQEVAKRNVTVNAVAPGFIKTDMTQEFNEEELKAMIPANRFGEAEEVADLVAFLASKKSSYITGEVININGGIYS
- a CDS encoding acyl carrier protein, with protein sequence MEREKIVAIVNDFLVNEFEVDGDEISNDANLKNTLGLDSLDYIDMVVVIESNFGVKLGEADFKKMVTFDDFYTTIENKIAEKNA
- a CDS encoding beta-ketoacyl-[acyl-carrier-protein] synthase family protein; amino-acid sequence: MENRVVITGMGIYSCIGTSLEEVRESLYQGKSGIVLDPDRKEFGFRSGLTGVVPKPDLKNLLNRRQRVSMGEESEYAYLATMDALKQANLDETFLDSHEVGILYGNDSVSQAVVESIDIAREKKDTTLMGSGAIFKSMNSTVTMNLSTIFKLKGINLTISAACASGSHSLGLAYMMIKNGFQDMIICGGAQETNKYSMASFDGLGVFSVREDEPTKASRPFDAERDGLIPSGGAASLIVESLESAQRRGAPIIAEIIGYGFSSNGGHISTPNVDGPALAMDRALKQSGLKASDIDYINAHATSTPIGDANEAKAIYEIFGSEVPVSSTKSMTGHECWMAGASEVIYSILMMQNDFVAPNINLENPDNEAQKINLVAKTKNQKIDVFLSNSFGFGGTNSALIVKKFD